One part of the Actinomycetota bacterium genome encodes these proteins:
- a CDS encoding response regulator transcription factor, translated as MTIRVLIADDQPLMRTGFRMILDAEPDLEVVGEAADGAEAVRLAAGARADVVLMDVRMPGMDGIEATRRLAGDGVQDPVRVLILTTFDLDEYVLSALRAGASGFLLKDVPPEDLVDAIKVVAAGDALLAPSVTRRLLDRFAASLPDPAAARPAALDSLTARELQVLGLVARGMSNAEIAEHLVVSETTVKTHVGRLLFKLDLRDRVQAVVLAYETGIVRPGTA; from the coding sequence GTGACGATCAGGGTCCTGATCGCCGACGACCAGCCGCTGATGCGGACCGGGTTCCGGATGATCCTGGACGCCGAGCCCGACCTGGAGGTGGTGGGCGAGGCGGCCGACGGCGCCGAGGCGGTCCGGCTGGCCGCCGGCGCCCGGGCCGACGTGGTCCTGATGGACGTCCGCATGCCCGGCATGGACGGGATCGAGGCGACCCGCCGCCTGGCCGGCGACGGCGTCCAGGACCCGGTCCGGGTGCTGATCCTGACCACCTTCGACCTCGACGAGTACGTCCTGTCGGCCCTGCGCGCCGGGGCCAGCGGCTTCCTGCTCAAGGACGTCCCGCCCGAGGACCTGGTCGACGCCATCAAGGTCGTGGCCGCCGGCGACGCCCTCCTCGCCCCCTCGGTGACCAGGCGCCTGCTCGACCGCTTCGCGGCCAGCCTCCCCGACCCGGCCGCCGCCCGGCCCGCCGCCCTCGACAGCCTCACCGCCCGCGAGCTCCAGGTCCTCGGCCTGGTCGCCAGGGGCATGTCCAACGCCGAGATCGCCGAGCACCTGGTCGTCAGCGAGACCACCGTCAAGACCCACGTCGGCCGCCTGCTGTTCAAGCTCGACCTGCGCGACCGGGTCCAGGCCGTCGTCCTCGCCTACGAG